A genomic segment from Xyrauchen texanus isolate HMW12.3.18 chromosome 21, RBS_HiC_50CHRs, whole genome shotgun sequence encodes:
- the LOC127661918 gene encoding ubiquitin-conjugating enzyme E2 N-like, producing the protein MAGLPRRIIKETQRLLAEPVPGIKAEPDEGNARYFHVVIAGPQDSPFEGGTFKLELFLPEEYPMAAPKVRFMTKIYHPNVDKLGRICLDILKDKWSPALQIRTVLLSIQALLSAPNPDDPLANDVAEQWKSNEAQAIETARTWTRLYAGNNIEV; encoded by the exons ATGGCAGGGTTGCCCCGCAGGATCATTAAG GAAACGCAGCGTTTGTTGGCTGAGCCAGTGCCAGGTATAAAGGCAGAGCCAGATGAGGGGAATGCTCGCTACTTCCACGTGGTCATCGCCGGACCTCAAGACTCCCCCTTTGAGGGAGGAACTTTTAAACTTGAACTCTTTCTTCCTGAAGAATATCCCATGGCAGCTCCGAAAGTACGCTTCATGACCAAAATATATCACCCCAATGTAGACAAGCTGGGAAGAATATGTCTAGATATTTTGAAAG ATAAGTGGTCTCCAGCCTTGCAAATCCGCACAGTGCTGCTATCAATCCAGGCATTACTAAGCGCTCCCAACCCTGATGATCCTCTAGCAAACGATGTCGCAGAGCAGTGGAAGTCTAATGAAGCTCAAGCCATAGAGACAG cACGAACATGGACCAGGCTTTATGCTGGAAACAATATCGAAGTCTAG
- the LOC127661874 gene encoding complement C1q tumor necrosis factor-related protein 4-like, with amino-acid sequence MKCLLTFTPAGMTLWRPCRRVSCLLWVFIYLGCVTPLNITPMTSGLRSAFSATRSTSVLGGSQRALSFDRLLVNVGDDFNPDTGRFRCRLPGAYYFSFTVGKFPKKMLSVMLVKNGMEIQAMAYDGSRKQGRKVQSQSVMISLKPMDTVSLLLQESPDYAIYSNIGPYITFSGYLVYPDSTSSIEYLNNHLSPPGLHLPGCPPPVDPHYDWRRRAAKEEPRSAFSVARTSSALGERKGQHEREALVFDVEYVNIGGHFNKTSGRFTCHFPGAYYFAFTVGKHPLRAVSVKLMRGRSEVQAMVFDEDTSRRREMQSQSLLLSLRKGDHIWLYSQQDEGYAVYSNQGRYTTFSGFLVYPEGESINTDRTFP; translated from the exons ATGAAGTGTCTGCTGACATTTACACCAG CTGGTATGACATTATGGAGACCATGCAGACGTGTTTCCTGTTTACTGTGGGTGTTCATCTATCTGGGCTGCGTGACTCCCTTGAACATTACTCCAATGACGTCAGGACTGCGCTCTGCCTTCTCTGCCACGCGTAGTACCAGTGTGTTGGGTGGCTCTCAGCGAGCTTTGTCCTTTGACCGTCTCCTAGTCAACGTTGGTGATGACTTCAACCCAGATACAGGCCGTTTCCGATGCCGCTTGCCTGGTGCATACTACTTCTCATTCACGGTGGGAAAGTTTCCTAAGAAGATGTTGTCGGTTATGTTGGTGAAAAATGGAATGGAAATTCAGGCCATGGCATATGATGGATCCAGAAAGCAAGGCCGCAAGGTGCAGAGTCAGAGTGTGATGATCAGTCTAAAGCCTATGGACACAGTCTCCCTGCTGCTTCAGGAAAGCCCTGACTATGCCATATACAGCAATATCGGACCATACATCACATTTAGTGGTTATCTTGTCTACCCAGACTCCACGTCCTCTATTGAGTATCTCAATAACCACTTGTCTCCTCCAGGGCTCCATCTCCCTGGTTGTCCTCCCCCTGTAGACCCTCATTATGATTGGAGAAGAAGAGCTGCCAAAGAGGAACCAAGGTCTGCATTTTCAGTTGCAAGGACCTCATCGGCACTGGGAGAACGCAAAGGACAGCATGAGAGAGAAGCTCTCGTGTTTGACGTAGAGTATGTCAACATTGGTGGCCATTTCAATAAAACATCCGGACGTTTCACTTGCCATTTCCCCGGTGCATACTACTTCGCATTTACTGTGGGCAAGCACCCTCTCCGGGCAGTCTCTGTAAAGTTGATGAGGGGCAGATCGGAGGTTCAAGCCATGGTGTTCGACGAGGACACGTCTCGGAGAAGAGAGATGCAGAGTCAGAGTCTACTGTTGTCACTGAGGAAAGGAGATCATATTTGGCTGTACAGTCAACAGGATGAGGGCTATGCTGTTTACAGCAACCAAGGACGCTACACGACCTTCTCTGGTTTCCTTGTCTACCCTGAGGGTGAATCCATAAACACAGACAGAACTTTCCCTTGA